In Clostridium sp. DL-VIII, the following proteins share a genomic window:
- a CDS encoding methyl-accepting chemotaxis protein, translated as MDKISEKEMINLFYNVMPYIESLFDSEASLALADTKKYLYTNTSERLKLNAKEGDAIPSGGAVADALSRGKEIIKIVPENVYGVAFKSYAIPIKEENEVVGVLVVGKSLEKKNDLIDITQKLSESLSQISIGINDISKGVQELATMNEQILLETKEATESAKDTDKILTFIQGISSQTNLLGLNAAIEAARAGDAGKGFSVVAQEIRKLSNSSNESIKKIDSVMKNISSSIVTINNSLTNSNDVSQNQSASLEEIAASISELNTTAKKLEELANQL; from the coding sequence ATGGATAAAATTTCAGAGAAGGAAATGATAAATCTTTTTTACAATGTAATGCCGTACATAGAATCACTTTTTGATTCAGAGGCGTCTTTAGCATTAGCAGATACTAAAAAATACTTATATACAAATACGAGTGAAAGGTTAAAGCTAAATGCAAAAGAAGGGGATGCTATACCAAGTGGTGGCGCAGTTGCTGATGCACTCAGTAGAGGTAAAGAGATAATAAAAATAGTACCTGAAAATGTGTACGGAGTAGCATTTAAGTCATATGCAATTCCTATAAAAGAAGAAAATGAAGTTGTTGGGGTTTTGGTAGTAGGTAAGAGCTTAGAAAAGAAAAATGATTTAATTGATATTACACAAAAATTATCAGAATCACTTTCGCAGATATCAATTGGGATAAATGATATTTCTAAAGGAGTACAGGAATTAGCAACAATGAATGAGCAAATATTATTAGAAACTAAAGAAGCTACTGAAAGTGCAAAAGATACTGATAAAATATTAACTTTCATTCAAGGGATTTCTTCACAAACAAATCTTCTAGGATTAAATGCTGCTATTGAGGCAGCTAGAGCAGGAGATGCAGGAAAAGGGTTCAGTGTTGTTGCTCAAGAAATTAGGAAATTATCAAATTCTTCTAATGAATCTATTAAAAAAATTGATTCTGTTATGAAGAACATTTCTTCTTCGATAGTAACTATAAATAATAGTTTAACAAACTCAAATGATGTCTCACAAAATCAATCAGCATCATTAGAAGAAATAGCAGCTTCTATTTCAGAATTAAATACAACAGCTAAGAAACTTGAAGAATTAGCTAATCAATTATAA
- a CDS encoding RluA family pseudouridine synthase: protein MKIEIGPNEAGQRLDKFLRKLLKDVPLSAIFKALRKKDIRVNGTKQNEKYFLEEGDIVEIKYIQSNKENKEDKFIKVDPKRVKIIYEDDNMLIIEKWPDVLVHSDTKNNEEPTLTDYVLSYLNDKGDYLPENELTFTPASCNRLDRNTSGMVVFGKSFEGLKCINEAIRDDEIRKYYYTLAKGKVRDGLYEAYILKNPETNVSKIYDTEVKGSKRIAMEISTVESNGAYSLIDINLITGRSHQIRAHLAHLGNPIIGDSKYGDKKLNSFFESKYGLNYQYLYAYKLNFRKINGKLEYLRNKTIAAALPPILKKIKQDVFKFSLR from the coding sequence TTGAAAATTGAAATAGGTCCAAATGAAGCAGGTCAGAGATTAGATAAATTTTTAAGGAAGTTATTAAAGGATGTACCTTTAAGTGCAATATTTAAGGCCTTGAGAAAAAAAGATATAAGAGTTAATGGAACAAAACAAAATGAAAAATATTTTCTTGAAGAAGGAGATATTGTAGAGATTAAATATATACAAAGCAATAAAGAAAATAAAGAAGATAAATTTATTAAAGTAGATCCCAAAAGAGTTAAAATCATATATGAAGATGATAATATGCTAATAATTGAAAAATGGCCAGATGTCTTAGTACATTCGGATACAAAGAATAATGAGGAACCAACCCTTACAGATTATGTTCTTTCATATTTAAATGATAAGGGAGACTATCTGCCAGAAAATGAATTAACCTTTACTCCAGCATCTTGTAATAGATTAGATAGAAATACGTCTGGTATGGTTGTCTTTGGCAAGAGCTTTGAAGGTTTAAAATGCATAAATGAAGCCATAAGAGATGATGAAATAAGAAAGTATTATTATACTTTGGCTAAAGGTAAAGTAAGAGATGGTCTTTATGAAGCATACATATTAAAAAATCCTGAAACAAATGTATCTAAGATATATGATACTGAAGTTAAGGGCTCTAAAAGGATAGCGATGGAAATAAGCACTGTAGAAAGCAATGGTGCATATTCACTTATAGATATTAATTTAATAACAGGAAGAAGTCATCAAATAAGGGCACATTTGGCGCATTTGGGAAATCCTATAATTGGAGATAGCAAATATGGAGATAAGAAATTAAATTCATTTTTTGAAAGTAAATATGGTTTAAATTATCAATATTTGTATGCTTATAAATTAAATTTTAGAAAAATAAACGGTAAGCTTGAATATTTAAGAAATAAGACCATAGCAGCAGCATTACCTCCAATATTAAAAAAAATAAAACAAGATGTGTTTAAGTTTTCACTTAGATAG
- the spoVB gene encoding stage V sporulation protein B gives MDRDNFLKNSFLLVSSNIATGILGFIFSIYLSKILGPEGMGLYNLVMPIYNLFICLMTAGIVASISKITAVYAQKGEHNNIVRTIRVVSLFNIIWAFLIGIIVFLLAPTLGKYGVNDVRTINAIKVICPAMVCIAISNILKGYFYGTSKITVPAIIDICEKAMRILTVSLLIFLTKAQTLEGMVTLATVALCIGEFQSLFFLYIYYKYSISKIPKSHEKPEGRVQLLFDVIIIAVPLLLNGFLTNILGTLSTLIVPRRLLAAGFSYSEALSMIGKYTGMALSIITIPLIVVSTINTLLIPDLSQSLVLGKQYEASIRIKKVIKVAFLLGIATTIICNVIPDALGKMFYDRVDLGMYIRFASLTAPIFFPAVTMFGILNGLNRQNIILRNSMIEAIIELICLYIFTAIHSINIFGYSLTMLIACTVGFILNIYEVNKHIELNLNKSNITIYILLGFLTFIIINIFSKHMLTSSLIINNFIVIGLVFLIFAYLGTFGEAED, from the coding sequence TTGGATAGAGATAATTTTTTAAAGAATTCTTTTTTACTTGTATCTTCCAATATAGCAACAGGTATTTTAGGTTTTATATTTTCCATATATCTTTCTAAAATATTAGGGCCAGAAGGAATGGGCTTATATAACTTGGTTATGCCTATTTACAATTTATTTATATGTCTTATGACTGCTGGAATAGTAGCTTCTATTTCCAAAATAACCGCTGTCTATGCGCAAAAAGGTGAGCATAATAATATTGTAAGGACCATCAGGGTTGTTTCCTTATTCAATATAATCTGGGCCTTTCTAATAGGTATAATAGTATTTCTTCTTGCTCCAACACTTGGTAAATATGGTGTTAATGATGTTAGAACTATAAATGCTATTAAAGTCATTTGCCCAGCCATGGTTTGTATTGCAATTTCAAATATACTTAAGGGATACTTCTATGGAACTTCTAAAATTACAGTGCCGGCAATAATTGATATTTGCGAAAAAGCCATGAGGATTTTAACCGTAAGTTTGCTTATATTTTTGACAAAAGCTCAAACTCTTGAGGGAATGGTAACTTTAGCTACAGTTGCATTATGTATAGGCGAATTTCAAAGTCTATTTTTTCTTTATATTTATTATAAATACTCAATAAGTAAAATACCTAAATCTCATGAAAAACCTGAAGGCAGAGTTCAACTTCTTTTTGATGTAATTATCATTGCAGTTCCTCTTCTGTTAAATGGATTTTTAACTAACATTTTAGGAACACTCTCTACACTGATTGTTCCAAGACGCTTACTTGCAGCTGGTTTTAGTTATTCAGAAGCTTTAAGCATGATAGGGAAATATACTGGAATGGCGCTTAGCATAATAACAATTCCTTTAATTGTAGTTTCTACAATTAACACTTTATTGATTCCAGATCTTTCTCAAAGTCTAGTACTTGGGAAACAATATGAAGCTTCTATTAGAATTAAAAAGGTTATTAAAGTTGCATTTCTACTTGGAATAGCAACCACAATAATTTGCAATGTAATTCCAGACGCTTTAGGAAAGATGTTTTACGACAGAGTAGACTTAGGTATGTATATAAGATTCGCTTCCCTCACTGCACCAATTTTTTTTCCTGCAGTAACCATGTTCGGCATATTAAATGGTCTAAATAGACAAAACATAATTCTTAGAAATTCTATGATTGAAGCCATAATTGAATTGATATGTTTATACATATTTACCGCAATTCATTCTATAAATATATTTGGATATAGCCTAACTATGCTAATAGCCTGTACAGTTGGATTTATTCTTAATATATACGAAGTTAATAAGCATATTGAACTTAACTTAAACAAATCCAACATAACAATATATATACTACTCGGTTTCTTGACCTTCATAATTATCAACATATTCTCAAAACATATGCTTACAAGTTCATTAATCATAAATAATTTTATTGTAATAGGACTTGTCTTCTTAATCTTTGCATATTTAGGAACATTTGGAGAAGCAGAAGATTAA
- a CDS encoding polysaccharide biosynthesis protein, producing MEERSAVGSSSKGFLILSVAGLLTKVISVFYIPLLQRIIGLDGYGIYQNCYEVFLFVYAVTNLGTQPAIAKVVAELTALEKPNDAVRALKVSRTLLAVAGAFLTIFLMLFAFAIGNAIENPAASYGILMLAPSIFVTSILSSYRGYFQGISSMTAIAISQVLEQIINIAVSLLCAYFLVHISVEYGSAGGTIGTSVGALVACLYMVYIYRKSKFEEISIEDQNNKKRIRTKHIIKKLIKYGLPITLSSGLQNFGSLVDMVNVNSRLAFAGFSLQQAQVLYGVLGRYKTLLSVPLIIVTALGTTVLPAVTAAMTLKNKKEIRKKTTFAFRITLIITIPAAVGLSCLSQEVFELLYGTSQGFELMVWGSVVLVLMAVVQIQTIILQSMNKLYFVLGTFSIGIAAKIAANYILVGMPEINILGVVVGNFLWFAIPMFLNKRALRKALKVKIPLFRSSVKPLLASAIMALSIYLLKSFTSILINIANDNSLLKVLFTILIIGIAGLVYLYSIIILGGIRKSDLDNISPRIFNYLPRFLRKQLK from the coding sequence ATGGAAGAGAGATCAGCCGTTGGGAGTAGTAGTAAAGGCTTTTTAATTCTTTCAGTAGCAGGACTTTTAACTAAAGTAATATCAGTATTTTATATACCTCTCCTTCAAAGAATAATAGGTCTTGATGGATATGGAATATACCAAAATTGTTATGAAGTATTTTTATTTGTTTACGCAGTTACAAATCTTGGGACACAGCCAGCTATCGCAAAAGTAGTTGCAGAACTTACAGCTCTTGAAAAACCTAATGATGCTGTAAGAGCTCTTAAGGTATCTAGAACTCTTTTAGCCGTAGCTGGAGCATTTTTAACAATATTCTTAATGCTGTTTGCGTTTGCAATTGGGAATGCAATCGAAAATCCTGCAGCATCTTATGGGATTCTAATGCTTGCACCAAGCATATTTGTTACATCAATTTTATCCTCGTACAGAGGATATTTCCAAGGTATAAGCAGTATGACAGCTATTGCTATATCTCAAGTATTAGAACAAATTATAAATATTGCAGTCAGCCTTTTATGTGCATATTTCCTAGTGCATATAAGTGTAGAATATGGTAGTGCTGGAGGAACTATAGGAACTTCAGTAGGAGCATTGGTCGCATGTCTATATATGGTATATATATATAGAAAGAGCAAATTTGAAGAGATTTCAATAGAAGATCAGAATAATAAGAAAAGAATAAGAACAAAGCATATAATTAAAAAGTTAATCAAATATGGATTACCTATTACATTGAGTTCTGGGCTTCAAAACTTTGGAAGCTTGGTGGATATGGTAAATGTTAATAGCAGGTTAGCATTTGCAGGATTTAGTTTGCAACAGGCTCAAGTGCTTTACGGAGTACTTGGAAGATATAAAACTTTATTGTCTGTTCCACTTATAATTGTGACAGCACTTGGGACAACCGTATTGCCAGCAGTAACGGCGGCAATGACTTTAAAGAATAAGAAGGAAATAAGAAAAAAGACTACTTTCGCATTTAGAATAACTTTAATAATAACAATACCAGCAGCAGTTGGACTATCATGTCTATCGCAGGAAGTGTTTGAACTTTTGTATGGAACAAGTCAAGGGTTTGAATTAATGGTATGGGGATCAGTGGTATTAGTTCTTATGGCAGTTGTACAAATACAAACTATCATACTTCAAAGTATGAATAAACTTTATTTTGTACTTGGAACATTTAGTATAGGCATAGCTGCAAAGATAGCTGCTAATTACATATTAGTTGGAATGCCAGAAATAAATATTTTAGGAGTAGTAGTAGGAAATTTCTTATGGTTTGCGATACCTATGTTTTTAAATAAGCGAGCACTTAGAAAAGCACTTAAAGTAAAAATTCCTTTGTTTAGAAGTTCAGTTAAACCATTGCTTGCATCGGCAATAATGGCATTAAGTATATATTTATTAAAGTCTTTTACGTCGATTTTAATAAATATTGCAAATGATAATTCGCTATTAAAAGTATTATTCACAATTTTAATTATTGGAATAGCAGGTCTTGTTTATTTATATTCAATAATTATATTAGGTGGAATTAGAAAGAGCGATTTAGATAACATATCTCCTAGAATATTTAACTATTTACCAAGATTTTTAAGAAAACAACTTAAATAA
- a CDS encoding M20 family metallopeptidase: MIDFKKEAELIKDELIQIRRDLHEHPELGFEEVRTSKVIKDFLTANGIKYIEVAKTGVCGIINGTKVGNNKTIALRGDIDALPIQDMKNCEFKSKSIGKMHACGHDAHTTILMGVGKLLNNNKDKFSGTVKLLFEPAEETTGGATPMINEGVLENPKVDCILGLHVDEETKCGTIKIKKGVVNAASNPFSIKITGQGGHGASPHTTVDPIVIASHIVVALQTIVSREIAPVNPIVITVGTMHAGTAQNIIPGEAVLSGMIRTMTKEDRAFAIQRLNEIVNGIAVMSRAKAEIKVEESYPCLYNNDEFVDLVCDSASEILGKENVLEQRAPKMGVESFAYFANERPSAFYFLGSGNEEKKTTEPAHSNLFNIDEECLSIGVSIQALAAYNYLTR, from the coding sequence GTGATAGATTTTAAAAAAGAAGCTGAACTTATAAAAGATGAACTTATACAAATAAGAAGAGACTTACATGAACACCCAGAGCTTGGATTTGAAGAAGTCAGAACATCCAAAGTGATTAAAGATTTTTTAACAGCAAATGGAATTAAATATATTGAAGTTGCAAAAACGGGAGTATGTGGAATCATAAATGGTACTAAAGTAGGAAATAATAAGACCATAGCTTTAAGAGGAGACATTGATGCACTTCCAATTCAGGATATGAAAAATTGTGAGTTTAAATCAAAGAGTATTGGAAAGATGCATGCTTGTGGTCATGATGCTCATACAACAATACTTATGGGAGTAGGGAAATTGTTAAATAATAATAAAGATAAATTTTCGGGGACAGTAAAGCTATTGTTTGAGCCGGCAGAAGAAACAACAGGAGGGGCTACTCCTATGATAAATGAAGGTGTTTTAGAAAATCCCAAAGTTGATTGTATTCTTGGACTCCATGTGGATGAGGAAACAAAATGCGGTACTATAAAGATAAAAAAAGGTGTAGTAAATGCTGCATCAAATCCATTTAGTATAAAGATTACAGGCCAAGGAGGCCATGGAGCTTCACCTCATACTACTGTTGATCCTATTGTCATTGCAAGTCATATTGTAGTAGCTCTTCAAACAATAGTAAGCAGAGAGATAGCACCTGTGAATCCAATAGTTATAACAGTTGGAACTATGCATGCTGGAACAGCACAAAATATTATTCCTGGAGAGGCTGTATTAAGCGGAATGATTAGAACTATGACTAAAGAAGATAGAGCATTTGCTATTCAAAGATTAAATGAAATTGTAAATGGAATCGCGGTTATGTCACGAGCAAAGGCTGAAATAAAAGTTGAAGAAAGTTATCCATGTCTTTATAACAATGATGAGTTTGTAGATTTAGTATGTGACAGTGCTAGTGAAATTTTAGGAAAAGAAAATGTTTTAGAACAAAGGGCTCCTAAAATGGGTGTTGAAAGCTTTGCTTATTTTGCTAATGAGAGACCAAGTGCTTTTTATTTTTTAGGTTCGGGAAATGAGGAAAAGAAAACTACAGAGCCTGCTCATAGTAATCTATTTAATATAGACGAAGAATGCTTATCCATTGGTGTTTCTATTCAAGCTTTAGCAGCATATAATTATTTAACTAGATAA
- a CDS encoding PQQ-dependent sugar dehydrogenase, giving the protein MKRFLKFLIISIIIVVVAFGVFNFSNQYKMNTLKNNISWSVAYKNCNDSVAFDQDNNKNTYVAYENYIKVIKEDGREETLLQDNTLKIENLLFYNNKLYFISKDSLYKYDLSDKSLQLVIDNIPCEGKYLDRNIIIRNSRLLLSIGTVTNSGIAAYESDYSINKVPHDKSPIDITLNGFNYGEKKTGAFMPYGNSSEEGQKIRAQSLANACVVEINLSTNKSTLYSSGIRNITGWDLDDDGNLIGIVGGMENVGDRPINRDFDYLYKIDKGKWYGWPDFSGGDPITSSRFKGDKLVSNLIQNPPNKIVPGPIYQFKNVSAIRYLAIDKEGKILEKNTKVYYDSKNNVISAINSKSIVYDLLKLKDNSNIKGIKYLDGDIYILDSGTGCIYKLQSEGPRFEFNLPKSIWIFIGVLLATITSLVIYKIYNKKRTK; this is encoded by the coding sequence GTGAAAAGGTTTCTAAAATTTTTAATTATTTCAATTATAATAGTTGTAGTAGCATTTGGAGTATTTAATTTTTCAAATCAATATAAAATGAATACGCTAAAAAACAATATAAGTTGGAGCGTCGCGTATAAGAATTGTAATGACTCAGTAGCTTTTGATCAAGATAATAATAAAAATACTTATGTAGCATATGAAAATTATATTAAAGTGATTAAGGAAGATGGGAGAGAAGAAACTTTATTACAAGATAATACGTTAAAAATAGAAAACTTATTATTTTACAATAATAAATTATACTTTATTTCTAAGGATAGTTTATATAAATATGATTTAAGTGATAAGAGTCTGCAGTTAGTAATAGATAATATACCTTGTGAAGGCAAATATTTAGATAGAAATATAATCATAAGAAATTCAAGACTTCTTTTGTCTATAGGAACTGTTACTAATTCAGGGATAGCAGCATATGAAAGTGATTATTCAATCAATAAAGTTCCACACGATAAAAGTCCAATAGATATAACATTAAATGGTTTTAACTATGGAGAAAAGAAAACAGGTGCTTTCATGCCTTATGGAAATTCTAGTGAAGAAGGACAGAAAATAAGGGCGCAGAGTTTAGCCAATGCATGTGTTGTAGAAATAAATTTAAGCACTAATAAATCAACCTTATATTCATCAGGAATAAGAAATATAACTGGATGGGATTTAGATGATGATGGAAATCTTATTGGAATTGTCGGAGGAATGGAGAATGTTGGAGATAGGCCTATAAATAGAGATTTCGATTATCTTTATAAAATAGATAAAGGTAAATGGTATGGCTGGCCAGATTTTAGTGGAGGAGATCCTATAACATCTTCTAGATTTAAAGGAGATAAGCTTGTATCAAATCTTATTCAAAATCCTCCAAATAAAATTGTTCCAGGGCCAATTTATCAATTTAAAAATGTTAGTGCTATAAGATATTTAGCTATTGATAAAGAAGGAAAAATATTAGAAAAAAATACTAAAGTATATTATGATAGTAAGAATAATGTTATATCAGCAATAAATAGCAAAAGTATCGTATATGATTTATTGAAGTTAAAGGATAATAGCAATATAAAAGGAATAAAATATTTAGATGGAGATATTTATATTTTAGATAGTGGAACTGGATGTATTTATAAGTTGCAGTCTGAAGGACCTAGATTCGAATTCAATCTTCCAAAATCAATCTGGATATTTATAGGCGTTCTTTTAGCTACAATAACCAGTTTAGTTATATATAAGATTTATAATAAAAAACGTACAAAATAG
- a CDS encoding B12-binding domain-containing radical SAM protein — MKVLITAIDSKFIHSNLAVRYLKNFTRDMDYEGRIKEFTINDREGRILEEIIEEKPDVVAFSTYIWNVELVSRVSNLIKKVNPKIEILYGGPEVSFDSRSFLKNNVGEYVIEGEGEKTYKDFILYKLGKMKLEDVRGLHYKINDEVYSNEKRPLMSMDEIVFPYDEDEDLSNKIVYYEASRGCPFNCKYCLSSTSHGVRFLEIERVLKELMYFVNKKVRLVKFVDRTFNCNSKFAMAIWDFLIKQDTNTQFHFEISADILKPQEIELLSKAPKGRFRFEVGVQTTNDEVLRNINRFVNFNDIKEKVLEIEALRNIDQHLDLIAGLPGEDYESFKKSFNDMYEIRPEEIQLGFLKLLKGSSMREDADKYGMEYSPYPPYEILKTDKLSYEELLKLKKVEEMVDKYYNSQKFNYIIGYFEKKFNSPFEFYYSLGMFFESQGYFNKNIGNVEYYKVFLDFNADILGESNKYVKEIIRFNYLIYYKKRGLPEFIRSDMEKEEEKSIKETLKEKYSFKEYHLEKFKINVEKYIETGEILEENTYYLFNEKADYISITKEFN, encoded by the coding sequence ATGAAGGTACTGATTACGGCAATAGACTCTAAATTTATTCATAGTAATTTAGCAGTTAGATATTTAAAGAATTTTACAAGAGATATGGATTATGAAGGAAGAATAAAGGAATTTACTATAAATGATAGAGAAGGAAGAATATTAGAAGAAATAATTGAAGAAAAGCCAGATGTTGTAGCATTTTCTACATATATTTGGAATGTTGAACTTGTTTCAAGAGTTTCCAATTTAATAAAAAAGGTAAATCCTAAAATAGAAATTCTCTATGGTGGGCCAGAAGTCTCATTTGATTCAAGAAGCTTTCTAAAAAATAATGTAGGAGAATACGTTATTGAAGGGGAAGGTGAAAAGACTTATAAAGATTTTATTTTATATAAACTAGGAAAAATGAAGCTTGAAGATGTTAGAGGGTTACATTATAAAATTAATGACGAGGTTTATTCTAATGAGAAGCGTCCATTAATGTCTATGGATGAAATAGTATTTCCATATGATGAAGATGAGGATCTAAGTAATAAAATTGTATATTATGAAGCTTCAAGAGGATGTCCTTTTAATTGTAAATATTGTCTTTCGTCTACAAGTCATGGAGTTAGATTTTTAGAAATAGAGAGAGTTTTAAAAGAGTTAATGTATTTTGTTAATAAAAAAGTTAGATTAGTTAAATTTGTTGATCGTACATTTAACTGCAATTCTAAATTTGCTATGGCAATATGGGACTTTTTAATAAAACAAGATACAAATACTCAATTTCATTTTGAAATATCAGCAGACATATTGAAGCCTCAGGAAATAGAACTTTTATCAAAGGCTCCAAAAGGAAGATTTAGATTTGAAGTTGGAGTTCAAACAACTAATGACGAAGTTTTAAGAAATATAAATAGATTTGTTAATTTTAATGATATAAAAGAAAAGGTTCTAGAAATTGAAGCGTTGAGAAATATAGACCAGCATCTAGATTTAATAGCAGGACTTCCGGGAGAAGATTATGAATCTTTTAAGAAATCTTTTAATGATATGTATGAAATAAGACCAGAAGAAATTCAACTTGGTTTCTTAAAACTATTAAAGGGATCTTCTATGAGAGAAGATGCAGATAAATATGGGATGGAATATTCACCATATCCACCATATGAAATTTTAAAAACCGATAAACTTTCTTATGAAGAGTTATTAAAGCTTAAGAAAGTTGAAGAAATGGTGGATAAATATTATAACTCACAAAAGTTCAATTATATAATTGGGTATTTTGAGAAAAAGTTCAATTCACCATTTGAATTTTATTATAGTTTAGGAATGTTTTTTGAAAGTCAGGGATATTTTAATAAGAATATAGGGAATGTAGAATATTATAAAGTATTTTTAGACTTCAATGCAGACATATTGGGAGAAAGTAATAAATATGTAAAAGAAATAATAAGGTTCAATTATTTGATTTATTATAAAAAAAGGGGATTGCCAGAGTTTATAAGAAGTGATATGGAAAAAGAAGAGGAAAAGAGCATAAAAGAGACTTTAAAAGAAAAATATTCATTTAAAGAATATCATTTGGAGAAGTTTAAAATTAATGTTGAAAAATATATTGAAACTGGTGAGATACTAGAGGAAAATACTTATTATCTATTTAATGAAAAAGCTGATTATATCTCGATTACTAAAGAGTTTAACTAA
- a CDS encoding aminopeptidase: protein MTDPRNTKLASNLINYSCELKEGEKVLIEANGVETPLIKELIKEVYKANAIPFVSIKDNELERELLMNTSKGQLDLRAKYEALRMKDMDAYIGVRASNNSSELSDVPEEKMNLYNRYFKAPVHSDIRVPNTKWCVLRYPNYSMAQSADMSTEAFEEFYFNVCNLDYSKMSKAMDSLVELMNKTDKVRLVAPGTDLTFSIKDIPAIKCDGKANIPDGEVYTAPVKNSINGTLAYNTPSAYNGFTFTDIKFEFKDGKIINATANNSKRLNEILNTDDGARYVGEFAIGVNPYILHPMKDTLFDEKIAGSIHFTPGASYDEAPNGNSSAIHWDLVLIQRADYGGGEIYFDDVLIRKDGIFVIDELKVLNPENLK from the coding sequence ATGACAGATCCTAGAAATACTAAACTTGCTAGTAATTTAATAAATTATTCATGTGAACTTAAAGAAGGTGAAAAAGTCCTTATTGAAGCTAATGGAGTAGAAACGCCTTTAATTAAAGAGTTAATCAAAGAAGTTTATAAGGCAAATGCAATTCCTTTTGTATCAATAAAGGATAATGAATTAGAACGTGAATTGCTTATGAATACTTCAAAAGGACAATTAGATCTCAGAGCTAAATACGAAGCTTTAAGAATGAAAGACATGGATGCCTATATAGGGGTCAGGGCTAGTAATAATTCTTCTGAACTTTCAGATGTTCCTGAAGAAAAAATGAACCTATATAATAGATACTTTAAAGCACCAGTTCATTCAGACATAAGGGTTCCAAATACTAAATGGTGTGTCTTAAGATATCCTAATTATTCTATGGCTCAAAGCGCAGATATGAGTACAGAAGCTTTTGAGGAATTCTATTTTAATGTATGTAATTTGGATTACTCTAAAATGTCAAAGGCTATGGATTCACTAGTAGAATTAATGAATAAAACTGACAAAGTAAGATTAGTCGCTCCAGGTACAGATTTAACTTTTTCAATAAAAGATATTCCTGCGATTAAATGTGATGGTAAGGCTAACATCCCAGATGGAGAAGTTTATACTGCACCAGTTAAAAATTCAATTAATGGTACTCTAGCTTATAACACACCATCTGCTTACAACGGATTTACTTTTACTGATATTAAATTTGAATTTAAAGATGGTAAAATCATAAATGCTACTGCAAACAATTCTAAGCGATTAAATGAAATATTAAACACTGATGATGGCGCAAGATATGTTGGTGAATTTGCAATAGGTGTTAATCCTTATATTCTTCATCCTATGAAAGATACCTTATTCGATGAAAAAATAGCAGGTTCAATTCACTTTACTCCAGGTGCTTCTTATGATGAAGCTCCAAATGGAAATAGCTCTGCTATTCATTGGGACTTAGTTTTGATACAAAGAGCTGATTATGGCGGTGGTGAAATTTACTTTGATGATGTTCTAATAAGAAAGGATGGAATTTTTGTAATTGATGAACTTAAAGTACTAAACCCGGAAAACTTGAAATAA